In Apium graveolens cultivar Ventura chromosome 10, ASM990537v1, whole genome shotgun sequence, the following are encoded in one genomic region:
- the LOC141688802 gene encoding F-box/FBD/LRR-repeat protein At1g13570-like codes for MLKSSGIKACRVKKDINEMPGEDIITSQLPQHIRETILGFLPIREAVRTSVLSSKWRHCWTMIPHLNFDDEFVDGILDKLEQRDDPELKSQKLVSVINSVLLLHNGPVLKFSLICSDDDWNFQIIQDYIVQWIPLLSRNGTKQLVLEDVVLRDFSAHHFSSLKLTHLKLVDFWFRYAPTFKVFPYLTNLELVQVEVIDLADSKQKIFNCPVLEKLTLTLCNGIFSTNFYAPRLKCLRQLCHEITSGFSLVGLENLSEYTFGLLDMPRTETIKFNFDKVLGSLPKIEKFCIAMQFMQYLAAGHSPKTLSKSLPCLKILNVSDMSFNKSSEVSCLLCLIRSAPNLCKLSISAEYLVEGDLKEYWIEDSEDCTMDHLKIVTFQYFKGLRAELELVKFLLARSPLLKTLFIHFYGAVEKDAALTLFEEILQYSKASPTAQIRCLNHPAGAYYLNFC; via the exons ATGTTGAAATCTAGCGGAATAAAGGCATGCCGTGTTAAGAAAGATATAAATGAGATGCCTGGGGAAGATATTATCACCAGTCAGCTGCCTCAGCACATACGAGAAACTATTTTAGGTTTTCTTCCAATACGAGAGGCAGTGAGAACCAGTGTCTTATCAAGTAAATGGAGGCATTGCTGGACTATGATTCCACATCTAAACTTTGACGATGAATTTGTTGATGGAATCTTGGATAAATTAGAGCAACGCGATGATCCAGAACTGAAATCGCAGAAATTGGTTAGTGTAATAAATAGTGTCCTCCTACTCCATAATGGTCCAGTTCTTAAATTCTCCCTCATTTGTTCTGATGATGATTGGAATTTTCAAATAATTCAAGATTATATTGTACAATGGATTCCGCTATTGTCAAGGAATGGTACCAAGCAACTTGTTCTAGAGGACGTTGTGCTTAGAGATTTTTCAGCACATCATTTTTCTTCTTTGAAACTGACTCATTTGAAGCTTGTAGATTTCTGGTTTCGCTATGCACCTACATTTAAAGTATTTCCTTATCTGACAAATCTTGAGCTGGTACAAGTTGAGGTAATCGATCTTGCTGATTCAAAACAAAAAATCTTTAATTGCCCTGTGCTCGAGAAGTTAACTTTGACACTCTGTAATGGAATCTTCTCTACCAACTTCTATGCTCCTAGACTTAAATGCCTGCGTCAATTATGTCATGAAATAACTTCAGGATTTTCTTTAGTTGGGTTAGAAAACCTTTCAGAATATACTTTCGGGTTGTTAGATATGCCGAGGACTGAGACAATAAAATTCAATTTCGATAAGGTTCTTGGTAGCTTACCAAAAATTGAGAAGTTCTGTATTGCAATGCAATTTATGCAG TATTTGGCTGCCGGACATTCTCCAAAAACTCTTTCGAAATCACTGCCTTGCCTAAAGATACTAAATGTATCTGATATGTCATTTAATAAATCTTCTGAAGTTTCTTGTTTGCTTTGTTTGATTCGGAGTGCTCCCAACTTGTGCAAACTAAGTATCTCG GCTGAGTATTTAGTTGAAGGGGATCTCAAGGAATACTGGATAGAAGACTCTGAAGACTGTACTATGGATCATCTTAAAATTGTTACATTCCAATACTTCAAAGGTCTCAGAGCTGAGTTGGAGCTAGTCAAGTTTCTACTTGCCCGCTCTCCACTGCTGAAAACATTGTTCATCCACTTTTATGGAGCTGTGGAAAAGGATGCAGCATTAACGTTGTTTGAAGAGATTTTGCAGTATTCTAAAGCTTCTCCAACAGCACAGATTAGATGCTTGAATCACCCAGCTGGTgcttattatttaaatttttgttAA
- the LOC141691158 gene encoding uncharacterized protein LOC141691158: MHSIYGKEQWKIPDRDTIKINVDAAIFKNENRFGHGFSARDYTGKLIEARSVCRFGRVKADLAEALAFKEVLSWVKTKQWNKVIIETDCIKVVQALRSSVSLVSTFGLFISDCKQLLHDIADAEFCFIKRSANRVAHCLARQSCLFPDRSITEMDASSEVVSLCSSDLLME; this comes from the coding sequence ATGCACTCGATATATGGCAAAGAGCAATGGAAGATACCAGATCGGGATACAATCAAGATAAATGTGGACGCAGCTATTTTCAAGAATGAGAACAGGTTTGGTCATGGTTTTTCTGCTAGAGATTATACAGGGAAGTTGATTGAAGCTAGGTCCGTGTGTCGATTCGGGAGGGTAAAAGCTGATCTTGCAGAAGCTTTGGCGTTTAAGGAGGTTTTAAGTTGGGTCAAAACAAAGCAGTGGAATAAAGTTATTATAGAGACAGACTGCATCAAAGTAGTCCAAGCTCTAAGATCCTCAGTGTCTCTAGTTTCTACATTTGGTTTGTTCATATCTGATTGTAAACAATTATTGCATGATATTGCAGATGCTGAGTTTTGTTTTATTAAACGGTCAGCAAATAGGGTGGCTCATTGTTTAGCAAGGCAATCCTGTTTATTTCCTGATCGTAGCATTACTGAGATGGATGCATCGTCTGAGGTAGTGTCTTTGTGTAGTAGTGATTTATTAATGGAATGA